gaaaaagaccacaaaaaatgcaaaacaaccgCAAAAGTGTACTGGCCCCTGTATTAGGTGACTGTTAACATTTCTTGTTGAAGAGTCAAACAACTACAAAAAGATTCATCCTTActaccccccccaccccaccctccCTCTTATTCAAAAGATTTTAAAAGCACCGTGTCTTTCTCACTATCATGAAGGAGTAATTAGTGCATGGAGATAATAATGCTCCACATAGTTGCTGTTATCACTTGATCATTAGTCTGACATttgttattcattattttttatacgAAAGCCATTGTTGGTAATTGTTCCAGGTAAAGTGTCATTTTCTTATCAAGCTGTACATTACAGGAGAAGTCCTTATCTTTATTACATGAAAGAAAACATTCCCTGCGGCCTCTAATTTCTCAGGCGGAGTGCATCAATCTTTTACGCTCCATTATTACAATCTTCTGCCACTGCTATGAAACATAATTTCTCATACAGTATCAGCTGTGGCATTTCTGGGGTGCCAGCATTATTACTTCAGCCTCAACATGGATGAGATAGGAtgtaaaatgcatgaaaaaaaatgtaaaagcgtTTCAAGTGACCCAAGTATAGGTTGCAAGTGTCTCACAGTACAACCTAACCCTGCAAGTTACAGTTTTGCTTGCAATCACATTACAAACAACCCATAATCTAGGCAGTTTCTCACCAGGATCATTGGTGAGAAAATAAGACGTATGTAGTTTGCATCAACATAAATGCATTTTGAATGGTAagactgccatctagtggcatCTACTCAAACCAGCTACAGAGGCTAATTTAATTGGTTTTGTAGAAAGAATCACTAAATGGGAAGATACAAAAGTATCATGTAAAAAGTATTTGAAAATGTTAACAATATTCAAGCATTTCACTACATTGGTCTCTCACAatcgcgcgcacacacacacacacacacacacacacacacacaatgtggaaAAACATGGTTGGGCAGCAACTACATTGGAATGATGCAAAAccagaaaatgacattttatataataaaaaaaatcacatcccCATACAGTTTAACACAGTTGGTAATCCGACTGAGCACTACCTGTTCTTTAAAATTTGCTGTTACACTGCTCCATCCCCCGCTGTGTAACGCGCTGACAGTTTGaataacttagctagctagctatgtttGCAAACAATTTTACCTTGTTATCCTGCTGTTTTCACGTATGGTAATCCCCTCAGAAAGACGCTTGTGATTCTGAAAGCTTGGTCTCTGGTACCATCCGAATAACAAACATGGGAAGCAAAAAAGAGAAGCGTCTTCTTCGACAAGATAACAGttaacagttaacgttagccactCCACGTAAATCTGCGTATTTGTTACCAGATATTTATATCTGGTAAAATAGATTAAACTCCTCGTTACCCACCTTTAATCTCAAATTCTTCATCAAAAGGCAGGCTTTAAAATGTGTGATAAACCACATCATTCATGGTGACCGCAGTTTATGTTATTTAACAAACTTCTGACAACTAGGAGCCAGTGAGTGACAACAGGCAAAAAGCTAATCAAATTGCAGCGGGacaacagccaatcagcaccATGGCTGTAACAGAACCATGCGCCATCCGCTTGCTAACTGCATGCTTGACTGTGAGCATGCGGCTGTGGGGCTATGGGGCTATGCCCACATAGGGCCTCAAGAACCAATTAAACcacatttttggggctttactTGCCACTTGCCCCCATattaccaaaataaaatgtaactctattttgtatctatatatatatatatatatatatatataaagcaacAGAAACCCAGCTCAGCTTTTTTCCATACTCACTGTGATCAACACAGTTACAGATAATGATACGTTTTAAAGGAAATTAGTAAATAATCAAAGTTAATCAGCCTTAATAACCCAATTGTATTTCTAATTCAGGCAGTTTAGGATCTCCATTCCTGtccaaaaaaacattgtcttATATCTTATAGGATTTTCCGCACTGTAAAATACATGGAGCTAAAAAACAGCTTAATCCACTATATGTTAACTATCTGAGCAGAGCACTTTTTCGTCCATTTTGTCCTTTACAAAACAAGATTAATCCTTAATATCATCTCAGTGAGTATATACCAGTTCACTAATATACTGAGGCCTGGGCATCTGCTTCTTAAAATGCTCATTTAGTGCAAAAACACAAATCCAAAAAAAGTTGAGGGAGAAATCATACATTTATTTCCAAtcaaagattacaaataaattacattaataTACACACATTAAGTTGTGCAACAGTAATCAGCTTTTTGGATTAGAGCTGCCCCCACAACACAACAATGAGACCTAGTAGTTTAACAAGTTGTTAAGGTTTTGAGTTGTCTTTCAGATTTGAATCACCTTTAAGAGGCACAATTACTTGAGAACTGTGCAATGTTTGAGTAATGACTTAAAATTAATTTGCATAACAATGTCAATTAATACATTTACAATCTGAGAACTAATACATTCAACataatttaaatgtgttttacctCTGGGTGTCAAACAAAACACTGCCCCATGCTCTAATtcatgcaaaaacattttttctttactgtaaagtgaagttattttaataaataataaagaccTATTAGCCCGGTGGTAGTACGATTGCTCAAGTTTATAACAGGACGAGGATAGTTTGCCCTTTACATGCTGTCACTTTTCAAACACGGaagttttttcatttaaaacagtaGGTGCATAAAAAAGGCAGAACTCTCCAACAACAAACCAGTCAAGTGTCTTAAGtcccaaaaacaaaattaaatcaCAGAGCCAACGTTCTCATTCTTGTCTGTTCCACACAATCTGTTTAGGATGCACAAATCTGTCAAATTAAACAGAATATTCCTTTATCATTCAGGTCTTTATCATAAAGTACATGAAAAAAAGCTGAGCCAATCAGTGCCTGTCTCTGGATAATGATTAAGTACAGTAAAATCTTCCTCACAGGGTGATGGGAGCAAGAAAGATAGATGAAACTGACTTCCACAACAGTTTGTCCCATGTTTTCCCTCAGACAAACTGACATGGTAAGTAAGTCAACGTGCTAAGGAATGTTGCTCAATGATTTCTGGGCTTTAGCAACGATGATCACACTTCAAAGCATCTCTTTCCCAAACTGTTCTCTTGCAGTAAAACCAACAAAAGTAACTTGATAACATAATGGTTGAGAGTGTAAAGACAGACTCAGAGGAATCGAGTCAGAACTGCGAAACTCTTTTTGTCCTTAGTGAGCAGAGACTGAAACCTGCATCTAAAATGTGTCTGTAGACTTCAGCTAACACTACGATGTGTGGTGGTCCTCTCTTTGCTCTCAACACATAGCCATGGTAGTTGGGTTGTTTAGCAgggcaggtgtgtgtgagtgtgtgagatgATGGTGTCAGAAGGCTAGCTGAGGAGGTCAGGCTGCAGGTTGATCCTCTGCAGGACATCCTCAGGCATGCACAGAACAGGATTCACTGGCTTGATCTGTTCATCTCCGAGAAGGGAGAGACCTGCAACTCCGAACAGAGTGTGGAAAGGATCCACctgcagagaaggagggagcAGGAGACTTAATGACAATCAGAGAgataccaaaaacaaaaaagaagttGCATGTCCTCCTCCACTATTATCTGGAGTTGTAATGAAGTATTGTAACAGAATGAGTTGGCATTAGCTCAGTCTATCCATACCAAGTATGGAGTGTGGGCTGGTAGGTGCCAGTTTGCCTCTTAGTTTGCCTCATAGGAAGGCCCCGAAACGCCCAAACTGTTCCAGTGGTGCCGTACCATGGTTAGCCCTGCACTGCCCCTTGAATTGCATGTAGGCTGTGTGTATATAAAATGGATTTGCGAAAGCTACATTTCAACTGCCAATTTACCTTGGGGATTGacaagtaaaattaaaaaaaataaacatcttaGCACAGATTTTGGCTAAGAAAAAATATGAGGATGTGCATCATATAGTAGATCAAAATCAAGTACATCAAGTGGTGGGAAGTGTGGGATTGAATTCAGCAGAGATGAGCGGCCTTGTTCTACATTTAACGTGTTCTCTCTCACTCCTTAACAAGCTTAGAAGCCAGCATAGGTAAGGATCCACTTGTACATAAAGGCTGCTATTTCACTAACACTGGTTAGAGTTTATAAAGTTAATACCGAAATAGCAATGGTGAAACTGAAAACAATGCATTTGCATAATTCATAGGTAAGGAGGAAAAAACTGCAGGCAATGTGATCTTGTGATATTTTTCTTTGGGTTTTCTGCTGATGAAGTAATGAACCATATCAATTCAATACacagtacatgtacagtattataCAAACATTTCACTTCTTCTCTATACATTTCCAGACATATGGACAGTACTGTGCATACTGTATCAACTGACCTAAAGAGAATTCTGTTAGCATTACTTGTACTTACACTATGCacgaaatgttttattttatactataCCAGCACTGCCTACTATGTTCATACTGCTCatgctgtatatactgtattcatACCCCTTACTCTTTATTGTATACTCTATTTATTCTATATATTAATCTGTACATTACTATGCACTTTACTGCTTTTTAcacttctggttagatgctaaactgcatttcgttgtctcaGTACCTGTACTCTCTGCAATGATAATACAGTTGAATCTAACCTAATCTAAAACCTTACAGTACTTAAGAAGTTCTAAgtgggggcgacctctagctcacccagtaagagcgtgcgccccatgtaggctgagtcctttgcagcagcctgggttcgagtccgacctgcggccctttgctgcgtgtcatcccccatctctctcccacctttcctgtctatccactgtcactatcaaataaagggcaaagccccaaaaataatctttaaaaaaagaagttctGAGTGTATCAGCGAGATAACGTTTATCttaaacctttttattttggGAACAGACAGGTCTAATACGTTCCCCCTTTCCATTGCAGCATGCAGGAGTTGGCTGTGTTTGACAGCTCACCATGTCTCCCGGTCTGTCAGCAAAACCTCCAGTCTCCTCGTCTTGACAGGCCAGTATAAACGATCGCAGCTTGGCCTTGTCGATCCAGTGGATCCGACCAATGATTTTCAGCGATGCCAAAACCCACCACGAGTAGCACACATCTGGAAGCTGAATGAGACAAACAAAACCAGAGCTTGGTCAGTACTGTAACTAAATCTGATTGAAGTATTAGCTTCAATACCTTTAACGGTAAGTACAGATGTAGACAtaccattttattttacaaacgACTTAACTACTCGGGCTAATTTAGAAGCCTCGATTACTTTTAGAGTAGATATGTTGCAGGTTAAAGTACTATAACAGGAATCATGCtgtcctgattttttttttaaaggtttccCCACTACAGCATCTGGAGAGGACAAACCTTCTCTGGTCGTCCATTGAGGCCTCCGGACGGCAGCTGCCTCTCGCAGAGCCACCAGCCCAGCAGGTCAGCGTTCACCTGGTGCAGCTGACCGGTGAGCGACAGGAAGCCAGAGCAGCAGTAAATCTGATGGACAGAAGGGAAAAGACCATAAAGATTACATTTGAGAAGGATTTTAACATGTAACTGCTCAGGTGTGTGAACGTAATACCAGCCACCTTCCAGAGTGAGAATATATTTCATCATGTTAGTGTCGGGGATTGACAATCTCTCCGTTATGCGTCAGACTCTCTCCCACAAGACCAGCCTACAGCCTCATATTTGTGATGTGTTAATAATTCAACTGTCTGATAACCTTTATGTGGGAACTAGCAACTTAAGTCCCACAGAGACTGCCATTCACTATACAAGAACATCAGTGGACTCACCTGACCAGCATGAGACTCTGAACCAGGTCTGCAGCCAAAACCACCGTCAAAGTTCATACAGGACAAGACGAACTCTACAGCTTTGTCAACATTTATTGTGTCCATCTTGCCCTTGcaaggaggagaggacagagagtcATCTTCAGACTATAAAGTGTTACacttagagcccgaccgatttTATCAGTCGATATTGGCCTATTGCAGGCATATCGGTATTTATCGCTATCGGCATATATGTTGTCCATCATGCACCgatattaacttttttttttactggaacATATGCAGAAAACAATGCTTTGTATATAATGTATGAcaatgttaaatattcttttaataaagttatttgtttaaaaggtgctctaagcgatgttgggtgacggcacttcttgttgacgttcgaagtattttcaaacaaaacgaggccagctcgcccctccctcctcctcattccgtcccctctccctcccttccgtgcttccgcgcactaaccccccaacccccacccccaaatccttcttgtcggttattggctggtacgctggaagactgtttgttatgtttggtggtgcaggttggcacagtttgtttttgttgccgtttgtggagcctgggctgtctacagagaccgcttttttacagtgtgttcaggggacaggcagcttgTGGATAGTGAGGCGATGTTTGCTGTATgggacaaaaaatgttgtagcctaaaaaacgtgcaacattgcttagagcacctttaagaaaGCAGCCTTCTGACTACATTTACATGGTCATACACAATCCACATAGAAAAGGTCTATTTTCATTCCAGCTCAAAAATTCACTATATCTGCGCCAAATCTGTAATCGGTGAATTTTTCCCCTCTACAATGGGTATCAGTCTCAAAAATCCCATATCGGTCAGGCTCTAGTTACAGTGTTGTGTAAAgacaaaaaagtgagaaaaactgTTATTATATACATACCAGTAATGCAAGTGTGGCAACAGCACAGAAGGAAAATCTTGTGTCTATTTCTCCTGTAAAGTTACACAACATTATactattttaatattgtatttaaaGCTAACTATAAtttgaataaatgaaaatgactaTATGGTTTTACTGGAATTTCAGCCGCAAGCTCAATATGACAACAATTATTTAAGTTGTAGATTTGTACAAATATAGTGTGATACAAATTGTGTGCAGACATTGCCTATTATTTTATCCCCTGTATTAAAATTCTTGTGTGCTTTTCATTCACAGCAAATGTTTCGTGAGACAACACAGATCGGAGTAAATCTTGCTCACCCCATTTGTCCCCTGCAAATGAGCCGTCTTCCTGCTGCAGCCCTTTGATGTATTCCACCACTTTGTCCACATCAAGTGCATCTACACTGTCATACAAGCACAGGATCTGAGGAAAAAATAATACGGTAATTAAACCAAAAACCCGTCTTGCGCTGCTGGTATGAAATACTGCAAGATAGACTGTTGTACTAGTTGCAGCTTTCACTACACAGTAGCAGGAGTTGGTTGGGCTTGACATTCAGAGACAGCTTGTACACGACCCTAAATCTGTCTGATCCCATGTGGTATGAGACTATAATACAATACTTGGAGGACAATAAGCTAGGGGAGAGGACTAACAAATCAACAAACAGGAAACCAGAAATGGTGGAAGGTTGGGCTTGGGTTTGCAGCCCCAACCCGTAAAAAACATATATGCTACAGAAACATTGATGAAACCCTTTCGTTGATGACTTATGTTTTTTTGGGGAACATAAAGGCCTAAGTAAGTCAGTAAACCAaaactaaaaagtcataaaccAGAAAAGACTAAGCACAGGAGTTTCAGAGCAATCAAGCTAATGTACAAACCTGTAGCTAACAGACCAATTGAGAAGTTTTGCTGGgagataaatacaaatataattttCATCATAAGGATCCTTCAGAAGAAATGAAATCTTAAAAACCACAGAAGCTGTTCAAGACAGTGAAATATACAGCATTAACCACTGAAATTGCTAGAAAATTACAGTAAAAGAGACTTccaatgaaatgaataaatacaaatttgagCACCGCATTTATTTATAGCGCTGTATGTCATCCAAGaataaaatcaattaaaaatatatgtatatttctgGTTTATAAATTCTCGGCCTATTTGATTTATTGTATAGAGGACGACATCTCATCAATCTCAAATCACAGCAAAGTGTTGTCTAGTTGGTAACAATTCCAACTTCTCTCAGTATAAAAGTTGGTGTGAAAACAAGAATAAATTGGTCAATCTGTCAAATGTCAAGTTGACTGTCTTTCAGTCACCTGGACGGCGCTGAGGGTGTAGAGTAGGTGGGGGTCGTGTCCGATGCTGGCGCTGATGCCTCCACACTCGTGCTGACAGGCTTTAATGAAGTCTATGATCTCCTGCCGGTTCATCCTGGGCAGCTGCCCCATCAGGTCCATCACCGTCAGCCCCCAGTAAATGCCGCTCATCCTCAGGTACTCTGACAGCGTGTACTCCTGGACCAACACAAATAGGACACAAATGAACAAGAGGAAATAATACAGCAGGAGCTGTAATACCACATGTCATTGTCAcatgtcaaatgtaaaacataaaattcaaaagataaaatgtcaaattgaaaattgaaaggggaaaggctaaaataaaataatttctttttttctatttgagattttaatttaagtatttccatttaagcttttacatttcacatttaattatggcatgatttttcctagtaccttagtaaaataatactatttttaattcaaataatactatttttaatttgatcttgcttcgttttctttttggactttcaatttgaattatgaataaatatccCCTCCATACATAGCCCAAACAATGAAAACagccaaagtaaaagtacacaaaagtAACGTGAAGTTGACAAAGCTGTCTAAGGTAGAACAAAAACATCTAGAAAGCCCATATGATTGCCTTTTACTCACATAGTCATCTTTTTTGGAGCCGTAGGCAGCGATGTAGTCTGCATGTTTGTCCAGCAGCAGTGTGCTGGGAGCCTCAGGCTTAATGAGGACATCTTTCACTTGGGTACCCTGACAATAAACACatcaacatgtttaaaacatgcCACACATTCTAACTGACCCCGTTTCAATATGATTCAGTTATAACCTATATAATTTCGTTGTCAAACCTGATACTGAATAAACTCATATTATGTAGCTAAATGACTTCATATGTAAATAAGTGACTATTTGTTGACAGGTTGTGCTATCAacaagctacatgctaacacggATGCTAGCTACATTTTAGCCATTTTACTTTAGTTAGCTGCTTTCACAGATTAGCAGTCAATGTGACACTAAAGTCAGACAGAACAAAGACAAGTTGACATTTCTATTCACTTCGGCtataatgttttcttaaaatacGCGGACTAACTATAACATTTAGCTATAATATGACGCCAGTTACCATTCTGAAAACGTTCGCATGATCAGGCTTCTTCTTCTTGAGCTTTTACGGCGGTTGGTTTTAGGTGCAATACCGCCACCTTCTGCTTCGGAGACTGTACCACAGTCTACATCCTGCCCTTCTGCCGAATACTCAAAATCTACTAAGTGCACATACTTTACACAATTCTGAAGTACTTTTCTTACCACTTTACTTGATTGTTTTTGTCTACTTCTTCTTACCCAAGCTTACAAGATAACTCCATCAATGTCTTCTTCCTCTACTGAGACTGCATCCCAggtccttaaattgcatccccttCACCGAGGAAGTGGTGCTGAAGGAAACGGAGCTGCTCCGGCAGGGTGTGTTGAGGACCTGAGGAGGCGGAGCTGCGCTCCCGCCCAATTTCACCTCTGCCCTTCACCGAGGAAGCTTGGGAGAGAAATAAGGGTACATCCCAtgtcccttatttgatagcttcTCGCCCCTCCaccgtgaaggccgtctcaaagcccTTATTTGTACCCCGTCTGTCTACTTAATATGTAAAATTAAGTACCATTTTCCAAATGTGAATATACTGTTCTAGCCAATATTAATCTATGAGTTTGCCTCCCAGAGAGGAACActttccctccccccccccgcgCCCGGAAACCAGTTTATCGGACTCATTGAGGTCATTCAACCAGTTATACACAAACGGTTTCGTTTGGTTTTCTTGGTTCATCTAAGTTAAatatgaaaacagaaaaaaaaactatttctatTATCGGtccagaaatagaaaaaaacttAAACCATGTTCAGTTCAAGATTAAATGGAaatggaataaataaaaaataaaaaaaatgatagagACTTTAAAGCTTCTGATGAATTCACCTTTATGTCATTGTCAAAAAGTGATGTGTCTAACAGTAACAACTGAACCACAGTACATATTACATCCATACTTTCTGCAGAGGTTCTCCATTGGAGGGTAATGAAAAACTTAAAGACCTAATTTCTAAATCAGACAGAAAACCATTTTCAGACATGCATTTTTAAAGTTGTTAAATCATTAGACACAAATTTCTCAGTTTCTAACACATTCTGGTGAGAAATGGATTTGTACAGATCAAGATTAATATTGGTTCTGCTGTGTGAAAAATCTGAAGAATGGGTGCAGAAGGTCAATAGGGAAAGCCAAACAAGTGTGTAAGTTTTGTAGCATGTCAAAAGGTAAAACAAGACATCAGTTGGACATTTTGagaacattttttgattttGCATGCTTTTACTGCCTAtgagaataaacaaaaaagcaatgCATGTTTGGGCTGCGCTTGTCAACTTATAAAGTCAAATATGTCCAAgtttattatcatcatcatcaagttGCCCTGAGACAGACACTGTTTTACCGGCTAAACAACTTTACAGTTTAAAGTCCAGACTGCTATTAaaagcagcagtgtttgtgcCTGGCTGCCATTATTTACAACCTACAGAGGCTGCAGCCTGACAGGACATGGTCATAGGATCTCGTGCCTAAATGTTGTGATCCTCAACGCTTCAAGTCACAAAATAAGGCGACAGTTCCAAGCTGCATTTGGAtaaccctttttaaaaaaaggacaggTCTTGTTGACAGGTTCtgatgttctctgatgaaaaaGGTAGACTTATCTACCAATTCAGGGTCTGGATcagttccacaaaaacaaaaaaaactaaggcAGGATGAAGTACTTTTAAGGCAAACGACATTCTGCAAATGTATCCTGAGTATAAGTAAGCAGATATATTTCCAGGAACACATGTATATGTGTAGAAAAGTTACAA
This is a stretch of genomic DNA from Sander vitreus isolate 19-12246 chromosome 12, sanVit1, whole genome shotgun sequence. It encodes these proteins:
- the rabggtb gene encoding geranylgeranyl transferase type-2 subunit beta isoform X2; this translates as MSGIYWGLTVMDLMGQLPRMNRQEIIDFIKACQHECGGISASIGHDPHLLYTLSAVQILCLYDSVDALDVDKVVEYIKGLQQEDGSFAGDKWGEIDTRFSFCAVATLALLGKMDTINVDKAVEFVLSCMNFDGGFGCRPGSESHAGQIYCCSGFLSLTGQLHQVNADLLGWWLCERQLPSGGLNGRPEKLPDVCYSWWVLASLKIIGRIHWIDKAKLRSFILACQDEETGGFADRPGDMVDPFHTLFGVAGLSLLGDEQIKPVNPVLCMPEDVLQRINLQPDLLS
- the rabggtb gene encoding geranylgeranyl transferase type-2 subunit beta isoform X1, whose amino-acid sequence is MGTQVKDVLIKPEAPSTLLLDKHADYIAAYGSKKDDYEYTLSEYLRMSGIYWGLTVMDLMGQLPRMNRQEIIDFIKACQHECGGISASIGHDPHLLYTLSAVQILCLYDSVDALDVDKVVEYIKGLQQEDGSFAGDKWGEIDTRFSFCAVATLALLGKMDTINVDKAVEFVLSCMNFDGGFGCRPGSESHAGQIYCCSGFLSLTGQLHQVNADLLGWWLCERQLPSGGLNGRPEKLPDVCYSWWVLASLKIIGRIHWIDKAKLRSFILACQDEETGGFADRPGDMVDPFHTLFGVAGLSLLGDEQIKPVNPVLCMPEDVLQRINLQPDLLS